A stretch of DNA from Arthrobacter globiformis:
ATCACGTAGCCGAAGGTCCTGTCCTCGTCCTTGTTGTGCTCGATCATGGCCCCGCCGAAGTCGTGGTAGCTCAGGGCCTCATTGCCGAAGCGCCTGCCGTGGCGGTCGACGGCGATCAGCCCGGGCAGGCCGATGGCCCGCAGGTGCGGAAAGAGCCGCTGTTCGCCGCTGAGGTACCTGAACACGGTCACCGGCGCCCAGGAGCCGACGCTGAACACGGAATCGTCGATGTAGCCGCCGGCGCCCATCGCCAGGGTGGCGGCGTCCCCGCCGTGGCCCACAGTGGGAGTGAAGTGGTCGTCGCCGCCGGCGTCATGCGGGAAATAGCGCCGCCGCAGTTCCCTGTTCCCGGAGAATCCCCCGGCGGCGAGGATGACGCCGGCGCGCGCCGTGACGGTGACGGCGTGCTCTCCCCCGATGACCGCCCCGGTGACGGTTCCGGCGTCGTCCCTGGTGAGGGACAGCGCCGGTGAGGCCTTCCACAGCCGGACGCCCAGGTCGTCGGCGCTCTTGACCATGCGGGTCATCAGGGCGTTGCCGTTGGAGCGCAGGACCGGACGTTTGTAGCGGGCGGCGTCGGCCCAGGTGCGCAGCAGCTTCTTGGCGACATAGATGAAGGACTTGACCGACTGGTTCACGTGGAAGAACTCCTTAATGTCCGGCCCCACCTGCGGCATGTAGCCGAAGACTGTATACGAGCTCATGTACGGCTGCATCAGGAGCCGCTTGTCCCCGAGCACCCGTGCGTCGACGTCCTGCGGCAGGATGGCCCGGCCGGACAGCCTCGCCCCGGGCAGGTCCATCTGGTAGTCCGGGGCCTTCTCCGGGTACGTGAACTTCACGTCGGTTTCGTTTTCGAAAAAGGAGATCGCCTCCGGCACAGTGTCCAGGAAGGTCCGGACTCCCGCTTCGTTGAACGTCTCCGGCGCCAGGTTTTTCAGGTAGGTCTCGGCGTCCTCGCGGGTGTCGCCCTGTGCAGCGCCGTGCTTGTTGCCGGGGACCCAGGCCCATCCCGCGGAAATGGCGGTGGTCCCGCCGAAGTACTGCTCCTTTTCCGCGACGATCACGCTCAATCCCTGCGAAGCGGCCTTCAGTGCTGCGGCCATCCCGGCCACGCCCGATCCGATGACGAGGACGTCACAGACCGCCGTCGTTGCAGTTTCTGTCATGGTTCCTGCTCCGTTCTGCCTGCAGGCCACTCCTTTGCGGCGGCAGGCGTTGACTGACAAACCCCCAGTAGATCCGGCAGCACGGCCCCCCGGGAGGAGGATTACCATTGAGCGGGAATCGACAGGAGGAACCGTGGCCAACTCCGCATCCGGCGAGTCGATCATCGGCCGCTTCGTGAAGATCGTGAGCGCCTTCGATGACCGGCACCCCGCCATGAGCGTTGCCGAGCTCGGGCGGCGCACCGGCCTGCCGGTGACCACCACGTACCGGCTGGTCAACGACCTGCTGCTCGAGCGTCTGCTGGAACGCGAGCCCGGCGGGGACATCCACATCGGCACGCGGATGTGGGAACTGGCTTCCCGGGGCTCCAAGATGCTGGGCCTGCGCGAGGCCGCCCTGCCCTTCATGGAGGACGTCCAGGCCGTGGTGCAGCACTCCACCACGCTGGGCATCCTCGATTCGGACGAGGTTCTGTACATCGAACGGCTCGGCTCGGACAAGACCATCGTGGACATCACCAAAATCGCCGGCAGGCTCCCGGTCCACGCCACGTCCTCGGGACTGGTGCTGCTGGCACACTCCCCCGCCGCGTACCAGGACGCCTTCCTGGCCCGGCCACTGACGAAGTTCACCGAGACGACCCTGACCGAGCCGGCCGCGCTCCGGCGCCACCTGGCCGAGATCCGGCAGCGCGGCTTCGCCGCCATGCCCGGGGTGATCGTGCCGGAGTCCAGCGGCATCGCCGTGCCGGTGTTCGGTCCGGACAACACCGTCCGTGCCGCGCTCAGCGTGGTGGTGCCGCGCCACGAGGAGAACGCGCCTGCCCGGGTGCCCGTCCTGATGGCCGCCGCGCGCGGGATCTCACGGGCCTTGGGCTGGCGGGGCGAGCTGAAGGGGACGCTCCGGCAAAGCCACTAAAGGCCGGCCTTGCCGTTCATCGGTAATCGTGTGGTTCCGCTCACAGATCCCCTGCCACGCTGGCTGGAAAGCAGCGACGAGGCTGCAGGATCACGAGGAGCACCACATGAATCCCATCCAGAAGCGCGTGGCCGGAAAGACCGCCATTGTGACCGGAGGCCGCGGAGACCTGGGCGGCGCCACTGCCGCCCTCCTTGCCGAACACGGCGCGAAGGTTGCCAGCCTGGACGTTGCCGGCATCCCCGCCGCCGCGGCACACGCAAACATCACTGAGTACGACGTCGACGTCACCAGCGAGGCCAGCGTTGCCGGAGCTATCGGCCGGGTCCGCGACGAACTGGGCACCCCGGACATCCTGGTCAACGCCGCAGGCATCATCGGCCCGGCAGGAGCCTCCCACACCGCCTCGGCGGCCGACTTCGACACGATTTTCAACGTCAACGTCAAGGGCGTTTGGCTGATGACCAAGCACGTGGTCCCAGGCATGATCGAACAAGGCACCGGCAGCATCGTCAACTTCTCCTCCATCCACGGCCTCACCGGTGGCCGGAACGTTCCGCTGTACCACGCCACCAAGGGTGCAGTACGGCTGCTGAGCAAGTCGGACGCCGCGGCCTATGGCCGCTACGGCATCCGGGTCAACTCGATCCATCCCGGGTCCATGAACACCAGGATGAGCCGCCGCTCCGCCGAGCAGTCGGACATCGGCCCCGAGGCCTATTACCGGCAGCTGGTGGGCTCCAACCCGCTGCCCCGCCAGGGCGAACCGGATGAGATCGCCTACGGCGTGCTCTACCTGGCCTCGGACGAGTCGCGCTTCACCACTGGATCCGAGCTCGTCATCGACGGCGGCTACACAGCCGTCTGACGCCGCCCCCACCCAGCATCACCGCAGCTGCAGCAGCACCCATCAACTTCCGTTTGAAAGGCAACACCCCATGAAATTCGTCAACGGCACCTCCGCAGACACTTACGACGTCGTCGTCGTCGGTTCCGGTGCGGGAGCACTCACCGCGGCGGCCACCGCCGCCCGGGCCGGCAAGTCCGTCGTCGTCCTCGAAAAGAGTGACCTCCTGGGCGGGACCTCCGCCGTATCCGGAGGCATGCTGTGGGTGGCGGATAACCACCACGCACGGAAGGCGGGGATCACCGATTCCAAGGCAGCGGCCGCGGAGTACGTGCGGGCCGTCGCCCGCGGCAGGGGCAGGAAGGAACTGCTGGACGCTGCGCTGACCTACGGCGACCAGATGCTCCGCTTCGTCGAGGCGGAGTGCGGCGTCCGCTTCATCTTCCTCGACAACTTCCCCGATTACCGGCAGGATCTCCCCGGAGCCGTGACGGGCGGCCGCACGGTGGAGCCCGAGCTGTTCAACAGCACCGAGGCGCTGGGCGCACTCCGGGCGCACGTGCGCAGTGATGGCCGTGCCCCCTTCACCATGCAGGAATACGAGGAGTGGGGCGCCTTCACCAAATTCCCCTGGGACGACCTGGCCGGCCGCCAGGACGACGGCCTCGTGGCCAAGGGACAGGCCCTCGTTTCCATGCTGCTCGCCAGCCTGGTCCGCGACAACGCCGCGCTCGTCACCGGGGCGCGCGGGCACCGGCTGCTCACCGATGGCGGCCGGGTGGCCGGCGTCGAACTGGAAACCGGCGAGGCGTTCCATGCCCGCGACGGCGTGGTGCTGGCGACGGGCGGCTTCGAATGGGACAAGGTCCTGGCCGATTCGATGCTCGCGTCCCGGCTCTACACGATGTGCTCGCCGCCATCGAACACCGGCGACGGGCTGCGGATGTCTCAGCGCATCGGCGGCCAGACCCGCGGCACCCGCGAAGCCTGGTGGGCACCGATGTCCGTCACCGGCGACACCCGCGACGGGCAGGCGATCGGCACCCTGCTGCGGTTCGAACGCCAGGGCCCGGGGTCCATCATGGTGAACCGCCACGGCCGCCGCTTCGCCAACGAGTCGCAGAACTACAACGACCTCGCCCGCAGCCTGCAGTCCTGGGACTCCGCCGCCAACCGCACACTGAACACCCCGGCGCACGTGATCGTGGACCACGGCTACCTGGAGCGCTACGGCATCCTGGCCCACCGCGCAGGCCAGCCGACGCCCGATTACCTGATCGAAGCTCCCACGCTGGCTGAACTCGCCGCGAAGATCAACGTTCCGGCGGAGAACCTGGAAGCCACAGTGGCCCGGTTCAACGAGTTCGCAGCCAGGGGCGAGGACCCCGACTTCGGGCGCGGCGAAAGCGCCTACGACAAGTACTGGGGCGACGCCGACTGCCCGTGGCCGAACCCCTCGCTGGGCCCGCTCGAGGCCGGCCCCTTCTACGCGCTGGAGGTGGTGAACGGCGCCTTCGGCACCAACGGCGGCGTGGCCACCGACGGGTCGGCCCGCGTGCTCGACGTCGACAACCGCCCCATCCCGGGCCTGTTCGCCGCCGGGAACACCACCGAAAACGCCTACGCGGCAGGTTACCCCGGAGCCGGTGCCACCCTTGGGCCCATCATGACCATGGGCTACCTCGCCGGCCGGACCCTTGCCGGCCAGTCCCCCGAATATGTTTCTGCGGCGCCGTCACCGGTGGTCGAGCTTGTCGAGACCGGTGCCTGAGATGATTCGCCACACTGTGCTCTTCCAGTTCAAGCCCGACTTCCCGCCGGCCGCCCGGCAGGCCTGGATTGACGGGCTCAACAACATGGCCGGAAAGATCCCCGGCATGCTCAGCCTCAGCCACGGCCCGGACGTCCTGAACACCGAACGCTCCTTCGACTACGCCATCGTGGCCGACTTTGAACGTGTCGAGGACATCGCCGTGTACAACACACACCCACTTCACGAGCCGCTGAAGGCGTACTCGTTCCCCAACAGCCAGCAGATCCTTGCGGTGGATTTCCACCTCCCGGACACCCTGCCGGCGGCCATTGAGACAACGCAGTCTTAAGGAGATTCCCGTGACCACTAGCCCATCACCCCAAGCACCAGAGGCACTGCGGAAAACGCCCCGGAAGGCCGCCCTGGCATCCTTCCTCGGCAGCACGCTGGAGTACTACGACTTCTTCATCTACGGCACCGCGGCAGCCCTGGTGTTCCCCCACCTGTTCTTCCCCTCCGCGGACCCGGCCATCGGGCTGATCGGCGCCTTCGCCACCTTCGGCGTCGCATACGTGGCGCGGCCTGTTGGCGGACTGGTGATGGGCCACTTCGGCGACAAACTGGGCCGTAAGAAAATCCTGCTGCTGACCCTCGGCATCATGGGCCTGGCGTCCCTCGGCATCGGTTTCCTGCCCACCTACGAACAGCTCGGCGTCTGGGCCCCCATCCTGCTGGTGGCGGGCCGGCTGGCGCAGGGCTTCTCCGCCGGCGCCGAATCGGCGGGCGCCTCGACGCTGACGCTGGAACACTCACCCGAAGGCAGGCGCGGGTTCTTCACCAGCTTCGTGATGACCGGGTACGCCTCCGGCATGGTGCTGGCCACCCTGGTCTTCATTCCGGTTACGTCACTGCCCCGGGAGGCCATGATGAGCTGGGGCTGGCGCATCCCGTTCTGGCTCTCCATCGTGGTCCTCGCCATCGCCTACTGGGTCCGCACGCACCTGGACGAAACCCCGGTTTTCGAGGAGGCCCAGGAACGCCGCCAGGTGGCCCCGATGCCCATCAAGGAAGTGCTCCGCTTCCAGGCCGCGGATGTGCTGCGGGTGGCGGGAATGTCCATCATGTCCGTGATGCAGACCATCTTCACGGTGTTCGGACTCGCCTACGCCACGTCCGGCGCCGGCTTCGACCGGGCGTCCATCCTGACCGTGAACGCCGTGGCCATTGGCCTGTCGATGTTCGCCATGCCGCTGGCGGCCAGGTTGTCCGACCGGATCGGCCGCCGCCCCCTCCTGCTGACCGCCGCGATCGGCTGCTCCGTCACGATCTTCCTGTACTTCCTGGCCCTCTCCTCCGGCAACATTGTGCTGGTGTTCCTTGCCGCGTTCCTGAACATGACGGTGCTGTACTCGGGCTTCAACGGCGTCTGGCCGGCATTCTTCGCCGAACAGTTCGCAGCGCCCGTCCGCTACTCCGGCATGGCATTGGGCAACCAGTTCGGCCTGGTTCTCGCCGGCTTTGGCCCGATGATCGCCGGGATGCTGCTGGCCCCCGGAGCCTGGGGCTGGGTGCCGGTGGCCGTCTTCGGCACCGTGTGCATGCTCATCGCCGCAGGATCCGTATTCTGGTCCCGGGAGACTGCCGCCACGCCCATCGGCGAACTCGGCGGACCGTACCTGGCTGGCACCGCACGCCGGCGGCAGGCCGAGGCACAGCAGCCCGCCCTCGAGCACCGCTGAGCCGACGCACGGCTTCCGGCGGGGTGGGGACGCAGCTCAGCAGCCGCTCAGTGAACGCCGCGGCCGCTCCTGCCGGTAGTAATAGCGGGACACTTCACAGAAACCTGCCCGGGAGTACAGCTCCCGGGCAGCGGTGTTCGACGCCATCACCAGCAGCCAGTAACCGGCCAGTCCCCGCGCCGCTCCTGCGCTGAACAGGCCCTGCTGGACCCGGGTGGCGTAGCCGCGGCGTCGGGCATCGGGCCGGGTGGCCACGCAGTACAGCCCACCCCAGCTGCCCGGCGCGCCGGGGCCGGCAGTCCCGCCGGGAACAACGGCAAGGCGTCCGACGGCGGCCGGCCCGCCGTCGTCGTCCCTCACCAGGGCGTACAGCGCCGGGCAGCCGGTGAGGATGGCACGGGCAGTCTCCAGTTCCGCGGCGGCGCCGCGGCCGTCAACGGACCACCACAGCTCCAGCCATTCCGCCGATGGTTGCCCGGTAATTTCGACGCCGGCGCCAGGTTCCGGAGCATCCCCGCCGGCCGCAGGTGCCACCTCAGCCGCACGCGCCATGATCAGCGTCTCGGACTGCCGGGTGAAGCCTTCCTCATCCAGGACGGCGTTCAGCGCAGAGCTGCCGGGAGTGTCGAAAACCTGAAAGATCACCGGCAGCCGGCGGCCCCGGTACCAGGCCCGCGCCTCCCGCAGCGCAGCGAGCCGTCCATCCCGGGTGCCTCGGGGCTCCGAACGCGGCCAGACGGAGTTGGCACGCTGGGTCACTCCGGCGGCGGCGCGGAGAACCCAGCCGCCGGACAGCTCCCGGTCCGGCGCAGGCCAGGCGGCGTCCATCAGTACATCCAGTCCGACGTCCAACCCGGGGATTGTCTGCCGATCCATCGGATTCCTCCTTCCGCCTGGGACAGCAAAGGCTCCCCGGTTTCCCGGAGAGCCCTTACTGACGTTCAGGTCACTCTACTTGGCTGCGTCCTCGGCCTTTTGGGGTACAGGCTCGGCCTTCTTGGCCTCGGGCTTGAAGTCGACGCCGGCCTCCTTGCGCTGCTGCACGGTGATGGGAGCCGGGGCGTCGGTCAGCGGGTCGTGGCCGCCGCCTGACTTCGGGAAGGCGATGACGTCGCGGATCGAGTCCACCCCCGCCAGCAGCGCCACCACGCGGTCCCAGCCGAAGGCGATGCCGCCGTGCGGCGGGGCGCCGTACTTGAAGCCCTCCAGCAGGAACCCGAACTTCGTCTGGGCATCGGCCTTGTCCAGGCCCATGAGCTCAAAGACGCGCTCCTGGACTTCGCGTTCGTGGATACGGATGGATCCGCCACCGATCTCGTTGCCGTTGCACACGATGTCGTAGGCGTAGGACAGGGCAGCCTCCGGGTCCTGGTCAAAGGTGTCCAGGAACTCCGGCTTCGGCGAGGTGAAGGCGTGGTGCACCGCGGTCCACTGGCCAGCGCCCACAGCCACGTCGCCCGACGCCACCGCGGCAGCGGCGGGTTCGAACATGGGGGCGTCCACCACCCAGCAGAAAGCCCACGCGTTGGGGTCGATCAGGCCGGTGCGGTGCCCGATCTCAACGCGGGCAGCACCCAGCAGCGCGCGGGACGGGGTCTTCTCGCCGGCAGCGAAGAAGATGCAGTCGCCCGGCTTGGCGCCAACAGCGTCGGCCAGGCCGGCGCGTTCGGTCTCAGTGAGGTTCTTGGCCACGGGGCCCGCGAGCTCGCCGTCCTCCTTATAAAGGACGTAGGCCAGGCCCTTGGCGCCGCGCTGCTTGGCCCATTCCTGCCATGCATCGAGTGCGCGGCGGGCCTGCGAGGCACCGCCGGGCATGACGACGGCACCGACGTAGGGAGCCTTGAAGACGCCAAAGTTGGTGTCCTTGAAGAACTCGGTCAGTTCGGTCAGCTCCTGGCCGAACCGCAGGTCGGGCTTGTCCGACCCGAACCGGGCCATGGCGTCGGCGTAGGTGATGCGCTGGATCGGCGTCGGGATTTCGACGTCGATCAGGTTCCAGACAGCCTTGACGATGTTCTCGCCGAGCCGGATGATGTCGTCCTGCTCGACGAAGCTGGCCTCGATGTCGAGCTGGGTGAACTCGGGCTGGCGGTCGGCGCGGAAGTCCTCATCGCGGTAGCAGCGGGCAATCTGGTAGTACTTCTCGAAGCCGCCCACCTGCAGGAGCTGCTTGAACAGCTGCGGCGACTGCGGCAGCGCGTACCAGGAACCCGGCGCCAGGCGTGCGGGGACCAGGAAGTCACGGGCGCCTTCCGGCGTCGAACGCGTCAGGGTCGGCGTCTCAATTTCAACGAAGCCCTCTTCGTGCAGCAGCTCGCGGGCCACGCGGTTGGCCTCGGACCGGAGGCGGATGTTGCGGCTGGGGCCGGGGCGGCGCAGATCCAGGTAGCGGTGCTTGAGCCGGGCTTCCTCCCCCACTTCCACGTGCTCATCAATCTGGAAGGGGAGGGCGTCAGCGGTGTTGAGGATGACGACCTTGTCCGCCATGACCTCCACCTCGCCTGTGGCAAGGGCAGCGTTCTCGTTGCCTTCCGGGCGCTTGGAGACCGTACCGGTCACCTGGAGCACGTATTCGTTGCGCAGCCCGTGGAAGACCTCTTCCTCCCGGACCACCACCTGCGCCACGCCCGAGGCGTCACGCAGATCGACGAATGCGACACCACCGTGATCACGACGGCGGCCAACCCAGCCTGCCAGGGTTACGGTTTGTCCAATGTGCTCGGAGCGAAGGGATCCGAGGTCATGTGTGCGCAGCACAGCATTCCTTTCAGAAGGAAGACAGAATGAAGTTCAAATACGATCGTTGCGGAAACGATCCCGTCCGAGTTTACCCGTTTGAAAGGTTCCTGCCCCGCCATGACCAAGCACCAGCCACTGCAACGAAGGCTCGGTGTGGCCGACGCAACAGCCATCGGGCTCGGATCCATGCTCGGGGCCGGCGTTTTTGTCGTCTTCGCACCGGCTGCCCGGCTGGCCGGAGAGCTGCTCCTCGTGGCCATAGCCCTGGCCGGCGCCGTGGCCTACTGCAACGCCGTCGCCTCGGCCCAGCTCGCGGCAAAGTATCCACAAAGCGGCGGCACGTACGTCTACGGGCGGAAGCAACTCGGCGAGTGGCCCGGCTTCCTCGCCGGCTGGGGTTTCGTGACCGGCAAGTCGGCCTCCTGCGCGGCCATGGCCCTGACCTTCGGCCAGTACGTTGCGCCGGGGTACGCCACCCCTGTGGCCATCGCAGCGGTCGCCGCACTGACCGGCGTGAACCTGCTGGGCATCACCCGGACTGCCTTCCTGACGCGCATCCTGCTGGCCGTGGTCCTGGCGACCCTGGCCTTCGTGGCCGCCGCGAGCATTCTGGGACCGCATGTTCCCGACGGCGCGACAGTTTCCGGACAGGCCGGCAGCGGCTGGGGCATCCTGCCCGCCGCAGGCCTGGTGTTCTTCGCCTTTGCCGGGTACGCGCGCATCGCCACGCTTGGCGAGGAGGTGAAGGACCCGGCGCGGGTCATTCCGCGCGCCGTCCTCGGGGCCCTGGCCGGCGCCCTGGTGATCTACCTGCTGCTGGCGGCGCTGCTCCTGGCGCATCTTCCGGTGCACGTGCTGGCCTCCTCCACGGCGCCGCTGCTGGACGCCGTGGAACAGTCCCGGCTGGCCGCCGGGGCACCGGCCGTCCAGGCAGGCGCCGCCGCCGCCTCGCTCGGCGCTCTGCTCGCCCTCATCACCGGGGTGGGACGCACGGCCATGGCGATGGCCCGCGAACGCGACCTCCCGGGTCCCCTGGCCAGGGTGGGCGGTCGCCATCCGGTGCCGGTAACGGCCGAACTGGCGGTGGCCGCCGTCGTCGTTCTGTTGTTGCTGACCACCGACGTGCTGACGGTGGTCGGCTTTTCCAGCTTCGGCGTCCTGCTGTATTACGCCGTGACGAATGCCGCCGCGTTCACGCTCAAGGACCGGCCCCGGCACGCGCCCAAGTGGCTGAACGCCGCAGGGCTGGCCGGGTGCCTGGTCCTGGCATTCACCCTGCCGCCGGCCTCTGCCCTCGGCATGGCGGCGGTGATGGCCGCCGGACTCGCCGGCCGCGCCGCCGTCCTGGCGTTCCGGAAGCGGCGGCTGCGGCAGCCCGGGAAGCGGTAACTCAGGAAGCGGGCGCTCAGGAAGCGGGCGCGGCGACGACCTGGACGTGAATGTCCTCGTCCGACGGCGTCCACGTCGCCGGATCGGCGTCCACCTGCACGCCGGAGCGGATGTCCTTGACCTGGTGCTTGCCGTCCTCGTCCGTGAACCAGACGAAGGGGATG
This window harbors:
- a CDS encoding SDR family NAD(P)-dependent oxidoreductase — translated: MNPIQKRVAGKTAIVTGGRGDLGGATAALLAEHGAKVASLDVAGIPAAAAHANITEYDVDVTSEASVAGAIGRVRDELGTPDILVNAAGIIGPAGASHTASAADFDTIFNVNVKGVWLMTKHVVPGMIEQGTGSIVNFSSIHGLTGGRNVPLYHATKGAVRLLSKSDAAAYGRYGIRVNSIHPGSMNTRMSRRSAEQSDIGPEAYYRQLVGSNPLPRQGEPDEIAYGVLYLASDESRFTTGSELVIDGGYTAV
- a CDS encoding FAD-dependent oxidoreductase, encoding MKFVNGTSADTYDVVVVGSGAGALTAAATAARAGKSVVVLEKSDLLGGTSAVSGGMLWVADNHHARKAGITDSKAAAAEYVRAVARGRGRKELLDAALTYGDQMLRFVEAECGVRFIFLDNFPDYRQDLPGAVTGGRTVEPELFNSTEALGALRAHVRSDGRAPFTMQEYEEWGAFTKFPWDDLAGRQDDGLVAKGQALVSMLLASLVRDNAALVTGARGHRLLTDGGRVAGVELETGEAFHARDGVVLATGGFEWDKVLADSMLASRLYTMCSPPSNTGDGLRMSQRIGGQTRGTREAWWAPMSVTGDTRDGQAIGTLLRFERQGPGSIMVNRHGRRFANESQNYNDLARSLQSWDSAANRTLNTPAHVIVDHGYLERYGILAHRAGQPTPDYLIEAPTLAELAAKINVPAENLEATVARFNEFAARGEDPDFGRGESAYDKYWGDADCPWPNPSLGPLEAGPFYALEVVNGAFGTNGGVATDGSARVLDVDNRPIPGLFAAGNTTENAYAAGYPGAGATLGPIMTMGYLAGRTLAGQSPEYVSAAPSPVVELVETGA
- a CDS encoding GNAT family N-acetyltransferase translates to MDRQTIPGLDVGLDVLMDAAWPAPDRELSGGWVLRAAAGVTQRANSVWPRSEPRGTRDGRLAALREARAWYRGRRLPVIFQVFDTPGSSALNAVLDEEGFTRQSETLIMARAAEVAPAAGGDAPEPGAGVEITGQPSAEWLELWWSVDGRGAAAELETARAILTGCPALYALVRDDDGGPAAVGRLAVVPGGTAGPGAPGSWGGLYCVATRPDARRRGYATRVQQGLFSAGAARGLAGYWLLVMASNTAARELYSRAGFCEVSRYYYRQERPRRSLSGC
- a CDS encoding Dabb family protein, which produces MIRHTVLFQFKPDFPPAARQAWIDGLNNMAGKIPGMLSLSHGPDVLNTERSFDYAIVADFERVEDIAVYNTHPLHEPLKAYSFPNSQQILAVDFHLPDTLPAAIETTQS
- a CDS encoding MFS transporter translates to MTTSPSPQAPEALRKTPRKAALASFLGSTLEYYDFFIYGTAAALVFPHLFFPSADPAIGLIGAFATFGVAYVARPVGGLVMGHFGDKLGRKKILLLTLGIMGLASLGIGFLPTYEQLGVWAPILLVAGRLAQGFSAGAESAGASTLTLEHSPEGRRGFFTSFVMTGYASGMVLATLVFIPVTSLPREAMMSWGWRIPFWLSIVVLAIAYWVRTHLDETPVFEEAQERRQVAPMPIKEVLRFQAADVLRVAGMSIMSVMQTIFTVFGLAYATSGAGFDRASILTVNAVAIGLSMFAMPLAARLSDRIGRRPLLLTAAIGCSVTIFLYFLALSSGNIVLVFLAAFLNMTVLYSGFNGVWPAFFAEQFAAPVRYSGMALGNQFGLVLAGFGPMIAGMLLAPGAWGWVPVAVFGTVCMLIAAGSVFWSRETAATPIGELGGPYLAGTARRRQAEAQQPALEHR
- a CDS encoding APC family permease; protein product: MTKHQPLQRRLGVADATAIGLGSMLGAGVFVVFAPAARLAGELLLVAIALAGAVAYCNAVASAQLAAKYPQSGGTYVYGRKQLGEWPGFLAGWGFVTGKSASCAAMALTFGQYVAPGYATPVAIAAVAALTGVNLLGITRTAFLTRILLAVVLATLAFVAAASILGPHVPDGATVSGQAGSGWGILPAAGLVFFAFAGYARIATLGEEVKDPARVIPRAVLGALAGALVIYLLLAALLLAHLPVHVLASSTAPLLDAVEQSRLAAGAPAVQAGAAAASLGALLALITGVGRTAMAMARERDLPGPLARVGGRHPVPVTAELAVAAVVVLLLLTTDVLTVVGFSSFGVLLYYAVTNAAAFTLKDRPRHAPKWLNAAGLAGCLVLAFTLPPASALGMAAVMAAGLAGRAAVLAFRKRRLRQPGKR
- a CDS encoding IclR family transcriptional regulator: MANSASGESIIGRFVKIVSAFDDRHPAMSVAELGRRTGLPVTTTYRLVNDLLLERLLEREPGGDIHIGTRMWELASRGSKMLGLREAALPFMEDVQAVVQHSTTLGILDSDEVLYIERLGSDKTIVDITKIAGRLPVHATSSGLVLLAHSPAAYQDAFLARPLTKFTETTLTEPAALRRHLAEIRQRGFAAMPGVIVPESSGIAVPVFGPDNTVRAALSVVVPRHEENAPARVPVLMAAARGISRALGWRGELKGTLRQSH
- a CDS encoding FAD-dependent oxidoreductase, whose amino-acid sequence is MTETATTAVCDVLVIGSGVAGMAAALKAASQGLSVIVAEKEQYFGGTTAISAGWAWVPGNKHGAAQGDTREDAETYLKNLAPETFNEAGVRTFLDTVPEAISFFENETDVKFTYPEKAPDYQMDLPGARLSGRAILPQDVDARVLGDKRLLMQPYMSSYTVFGYMPQVGPDIKEFFHVNQSVKSFIYVAKKLLRTWADAARYKRPVLRSNGNALMTRMVKSADDLGVRLWKASPALSLTRDDAGTVTGAVIGGEHAVTVTARAGVILAAGGFSGNRELRRRYFPHDAGGDDHFTPTVGHGGDAATLAMGAGGYIDDSVFSVGSWAPVTVFRYLSGEQRLFPHLRAIGLPGLIAVDRHGRRFGNEALSYHDFGGAMIEHNKDEDRTFGYVIGDAKTMHKYGIGYAKPWPMPRGYFYRTGYLVRGNTLAELAGKLGIDAAGLEATVADFNPAAERGEDPAFGRGSTQYNHFRGDLEHKPNPNLAPVGKGPYYAAKIQMGDLGTFAGLGINEHSEVVTAEGSVVPGLLAVGAAAVSVFGGGYPGYGSHIGPALVFGYRAGRDIARLAGERNASRPSNVAGR
- the aspS gene encoding aspartate--tRNA ligase, translated to MLRTHDLGSLRSEHIGQTVTLAGWVGRRRDHGGVAFVDLRDASGVAQVVVREEEVFHGLRNEYVLQVTGTVSKRPEGNENAALATGEVEVMADKVVILNTADALPFQIDEHVEVGEEARLKHRYLDLRRPGPSRNIRLRSEANRVARELLHEEGFVEIETPTLTRSTPEGARDFLVPARLAPGSWYALPQSPQLFKQLLQVGGFEKYYQIARCYRDEDFRADRQPEFTQLDIEASFVEQDDIIRLGENIVKAVWNLIDVEIPTPIQRITYADAMARFGSDKPDLRFGQELTELTEFFKDTNFGVFKAPYVGAVVMPGGASQARRALDAWQEWAKQRGAKGLAYVLYKEDGELAGPVAKNLTETERAGLADAVGAKPGDCIFFAAGEKTPSRALLGAARVEIGHRTGLIDPNAWAFCWVVDAPMFEPAAAAVASGDVAVGAGQWTAVHHAFTSPKPEFLDTFDQDPEAALSYAYDIVCNGNEIGGGSIRIHEREVQERVFELMGLDKADAQTKFGFLLEGFKYGAPPHGGIAFGWDRVVALLAGVDSIRDVIAFPKSGGGHDPLTDAPAPITVQQRKEAGVDFKPEAKKAEPVPQKAEDAAK